The proteins below come from a single Erysipelothrix piscisicarius genomic window:
- a CDS encoding sulfite exporter TauE/SafE family protein, translating into MLGIILGAIVLINGAFLVKFVMDLLAHREETKAEPAPTVGLAISSFIMFFLSTFGISDFAISTVLYRKLKWVDDKRLPGTLNTQCVLPVAVMALSYISGIQVDLTTLLVCIGAQILGAYVGPRFVVKLPVELIRKFIGIGLVIASTLIVAGKMNIIPSGGTATGLYGVKLVVTAILIFIFGALNNIGIGSYALTMVTVYGMGLNPGVAFPIMMGAATFSVPVGSMQFIKFGEYSRKITLFTSTLGVLGVLIAVFLVKSLDVSMLQWLVAGILLYSGANMIYEEFFKSKKMVEAN; encoded by the coding sequence ATGTTAGGAATAATTTTAGGAGCCATCGTTTTAATTAACGGGGCCTTCTTAGTGAAATTTGTTATGGACTTATTAGCCCACCGTGAAGAAACAAAAGCAGAACCCGCACCGACTGTTGGTCTCGCTATTTCATCATTTATTATGTTCTTTTTATCAACATTTGGAATTTCAGACTTTGCGATTTCAACGGTCTTGTATCGTAAATTAAAGTGGGTGGATGATAAACGCTTACCTGGTACATTAAATACACAATGTGTGTTACCCGTAGCAGTTATGGCATTATCATACATCTCTGGAATTCAAGTCGATCTTACTACATTACTTGTATGTATTGGAGCACAAATTTTAGGTGCTTATGTCGGACCACGCTTTGTTGTGAAACTACCCGTTGAATTGATTCGTAAATTTATCGGTATTGGTCTTGTGATTGCATCAACATTAATTGTTGCAGGTAAAATGAATATTATTCCATCAGGTGGAACGGCTACGGGACTTTATGGCGTGAAACTTGTTGTGACTGCAATCTTAATCTTTATCTTTGGCGCTTTAAATAATATTGGTATTGGTTCTTATGCACTAACAATGGTTACGGTTTATGGAATGGGTCTGAACCCAGGGGTTGCATTCCCAATTATGATGGGTGCTGCGACATTCTCAGTTCCTGTTGGAAGCATGCAATTTATTAAATTTGGTGAATACAGCCGTAAGATTACATTATTCACGTCAACACTTGGTGTTTTAGGGGTTCTTATTGCAGTTTTCCTTGTGAAGTCGTTAGATGTAAGTATGTTACAATGGCTTGTAGCGGGAATTCTTCTCTATAGTGGAGCAAACATGATTTATGAAGAGTTCTTTAAATCAAAAAAAATGGTAGAAGCAAACTAG
- a CDS encoding ArsR/SmtB family transcription factor — translation MDQKELEHHEIKALQETLLAEEEYTDLSMLCKMFADPTRLRIFTILSQETVCVDDLAAILGMTQSAVSHQLASLRKMNLVRSSKVGKNAYYHLADSHVMQIFSQALDHVKE, via the coding sequence ATGGATCAAAAAGAATTGGAACACCACGAAATTAAAGCACTTCAAGAAACACTCTTAGCGGAAGAAGAATATACAGATTTATCGATGTTGTGTAAAATGTTTGCAGACCCGACACGTTTGCGTATCTTTACCATCTTGTCTCAAGAAACGGTTTGTGTTGATGACTTAGCGGCAATCTTGGGGATGACCCAATCTGCAGTATCACATCAGTTGGCTTCACTTCGAAAGATGAATCTTGTAAGAAGTTCAAAAGTTGGGAAAAATGCATACTATCACTTGGCGGATAGTCACGTAATGCAAATCTTCAGTCAAGCACTGGATCACGTAAAGGAGTAA
- a CDS encoding heavy metal translocating P-type ATPase — translation MKTIKEVKFELEGLHCADCAGKIERELQKQDYIEDARVDVVLGKAKLKIKEGIDVDDAFVKNVTNSIQSIENIGVTLEEGLQEHPHDDHKGHDHDHEDAGMSPFIWLGVLIILLRLFIDASWLNVLTIAVYFVVGWPVLKAFVSGLSRKQFFDENVLMSVATLGALAIGEYGEALGVMVFYSVGEYFQHKAVDDSRDSIKALLNKRPQFARKLVDSVEEIVACETVQIGDRIRINPSDQVPLDGRVVAGNTTFDMSSLTGESMPENIFEGDTILSGSINLSSPIEVEVTKEYSNSTISKMLTLIEASSDNKAKTEIFMTKFSRIYTPIVFVLALVIMLYVAITTGVAYDGIYRGLVFLVISCPCALVLSIPLGYFAGIGRASKSGILIKGGESIEALAAVDGVVFDKTGTLTKGELVVTDVQGRDDVLEIAAHLESYSNHPIGKAIVGAYDKPVNLDRVSDVKEVFGKGIRGLWDGDPVFVGSLKNVKEEGYDVSLYETDMTSVLVVLNDVLIGGIELDDTLRDDSKQLIEDLHKRHIFSVMLSGDRQSVVDRVAKEMGIDVAYGELLPEDKVSQFSKIKAQRNATLAYAGDGMNDAAVLGLSDVGFSMGAGGNDLAIEYSDVVLVNDNPHQILETIDIAKKTQRITYMNIILIMVIKILVLVLGSLGLAKMWMAVIADVGVSILAVLNAMRIMHVKR, via the coding sequence ATGAAAACAATTAAAGAAGTTAAATTTGAATTGGAAGGGTTACATTGTGCGGATTGTGCCGGTAAAATTGAACGCGAACTTCAAAAGCAAGACTATATCGAAGATGCTCGTGTTGATGTAGTTTTGGGAAAAGCAAAGCTCAAAATTAAAGAAGGTATTGACGTGGATGATGCGTTTGTAAAGAATGTAACCAATTCCATCCAGAGTATTGAGAACATCGGTGTCACCTTAGAAGAGGGCCTTCAAGAACATCCCCACGATGACCATAAAGGCCATGATCACGATCATGAGGATGCGGGCATGTCACCATTTATTTGGCTGGGGGTACTCATAATTCTTTTACGTCTCTTTATCGATGCAAGTTGGTTAAACGTTTTAACCATTGCGGTGTATTTTGTCGTTGGATGGCCAGTACTCAAAGCATTTGTAAGTGGTTTATCACGAAAACAATTTTTTGATGAAAATGTCTTAATGTCGGTAGCGACACTTGGTGCATTGGCCATTGGGGAATACGGAGAAGCTTTGGGTGTTATGGTTTTCTATAGTGTTGGGGAATATTTCCAACATAAAGCCGTTGATGATTCCCGTGATTCTATTAAAGCATTATTGAATAAACGTCCTCAGTTTGCACGTAAACTTGTAGATAGTGTTGAGGAAATCGTCGCGTGTGAAACGGTTCAGATTGGGGATCGCATTCGCATTAATCCTTCAGATCAGGTTCCTCTAGACGGTCGTGTCGTTGCAGGAAATACAACATTTGATATGTCGTCACTCACGGGTGAATCGATGCCCGAAAATATTTTTGAAGGGGATACGATTCTCTCGGGGTCCATTAACCTTTCATCTCCAATTGAAGTGGAAGTAACGAAAGAATATTCAAATTCCACAATCTCGAAGATGTTGACACTGATTGAAGCATCTTCCGATAATAAAGCGAAAACAGAAATCTTTATGACGAAATTCTCGCGTATTTATACTCCAATTGTATTTGTACTTGCCCTTGTGATTATGCTTTATGTGGCGATTACAACTGGCGTTGCATATGATGGGATTTATCGGGGTCTTGTATTCTTAGTCATTAGTTGTCCTTGTGCCTTAGTCTTGTCCATTCCACTTGGTTATTTTGCGGGTATCGGACGAGCAAGTAAATCAGGTATCTTAATTAAAGGTGGCGAATCGATTGAAGCTCTTGCAGCCGTCGATGGTGTGGTCTTTGATAAGACCGGAACTCTTACAAAAGGGGAACTTGTAGTTACAGACGTTCAAGGTCGTGATGATGTTTTAGAAATTGCAGCACATTTAGAATCGTATTCAAACCACCCGATTGGGAAAGCGATTGTGGGTGCATACGACAAACCGGTGAATTTAGATCGTGTTTCGGATGTTAAGGAAGTTTTTGGTAAGGGGATTCGAGGCCTTTGGGATGGTGATCCGGTCTTTGTAGGATCGCTTAAAAATGTCAAAGAAGAAGGGTATGATGTCAGTCTTTATGAAACTGATATGACATCCGTTCTGGTTGTTTTAAATGATGTATTAATTGGTGGCATAGAATTGGATGATACACTTCGTGATGACAGTAAGCAGTTAATTGAAGATTTACACAAACGTCATATTTTCAGCGTCATGTTAAGTGGAGACCGTCAAAGCGTTGTGGATCGCGTTGCGAAAGAGATGGGGATTGATGTTGCATATGGGGAATTACTTCCAGAAGATAAAGTTTCTCAATTTTCAAAAATAAAAGCACAACGCAATGCAACTTTAGCGTATGCAGGTGATGGTATGAATGATGCTGCGGTGTTGGGATTGAGTGATGTCGGATTTTCAATGGGTGCGGGTGGAAATGATCTTGCGATTGAATATTCTGATGTTGTGTTGGTCAATGACAACCCGCATCAAATTCTAGAAACGATTGATATTGCAAAGAAAACGCAACGCATTACGTATATGAATATTATTCTCATTATGGTTATCAAAATATTAGTATTAGTCCTAGGAAGTTTAGGGCTTGCGAAAATGTGGATGGCAGTTATTGCGGATGTTGGTGTAAGCATTCTTGCAGTTCTGAATGCAATGCGCATTATGCACGTTAAACGTTAG
- a CDS encoding ketopantoate reductase family protein: MKILFAGAGAMGARFGALLHRSGNEIVFADGWQAHRDAINEHGLKMIIDGVDEGFVQIPAVSPSQVEGTFDLVFVFTKAMHLDAMMQDIKHVITDNTRVICLLNGLGNVEVIERYVPQENIFLGVTVWTSGLGGPGIVDAVGSGAIELQQVHQTQSPFNKTLLETLNQAGLNVVYSDDVKQSIWNKVALNSVLNTYCTLIDCNVAEYGHYENNRILTDLVVDEVIAVANAEGILLDKDALVAKIEAVYDPQKAGNHYPSLYQDMAAGRKTEIDYLNGAIARLGAKHGIATPVCLAITHMIHAKEGVKKTHR, translated from the coding sequence ATGAAAATATTATTTGCAGGTGCGGGTGCCATGGGTGCGCGCTTTGGTGCCCTATTGCACCGTAGTGGTAATGAAATTGTTTTTGCGGATGGATGGCAAGCACATCGTGATGCAATCAATGAACACGGACTCAAGATGATTATTGATGGCGTCGATGAAGGCTTTGTTCAGATTCCAGCGGTTTCACCAAGTCAAGTCGAAGGAACCTTTGATCTTGTCTTTGTCTTTACCAAAGCGATGCATCTTGATGCTATGATGCAAGACATCAAACACGTCATTACCGACAACACACGCGTAATCTGTTTATTGAATGGATTGGGAAATGTTGAGGTTATTGAACGATATGTTCCTCAAGAAAATATCTTTTTAGGGGTAACCGTATGGACTTCAGGTCTTGGTGGCCCTGGAATTGTTGATGCAGTTGGGTCCGGTGCTATTGAACTCCAACAAGTTCATCAAACCCAATCACCCTTTAATAAAACACTCCTTGAGACCTTAAACCAAGCTGGACTTAATGTTGTTTACAGCGATGATGTGAAACAATCAATCTGGAATAAAGTTGCATTAAACTCCGTACTCAATACATATTGTACCTTAATCGATTGCAACGTAGCGGAATACGGTCATTATGAAAACAATCGTATTCTTACTGACTTAGTTGTGGATGAAGTCATTGCGGTTGCCAATGCTGAAGGGATTCTTTTGGATAAGGATGCTTTAGTCGCTAAAATTGAAGCCGTCTACGATCCACAAAAAGCCGGCAATCATTACCCCTCCCTCTACCAAGATATGGCAGCAGGGCGTAAAACAGAGATTGATTATCTGAATGGAGCAATTGCCCGTTTAGGTGCAAAACACGGAATTGCGACACCGGTATGTTTGGCGATTACACATATGATTCATGCTAAAGAAGGCGTAAAGAAAACACATCGTTAG
- a CDS encoding Type 1 glutamine amidotransferase-like domain-containing protein, with amino-acid sequence MGTIVTIGGGTDVFGSAPAIEKELIAMTGKKEPRVLVLPTASSDRVEYIEALTQRFEALGCVVDVLKLVSESPSQAVIQYKLLNTDLIYVGGGDTRMMIKVWRQRGVDHVLKDAYHRGIILAGLSAGSNCWYQYSHSDSESFDNKEDWKFIMTSGLGFIQAVHVPNYNEPGRETFDAFYKAYPSVPGIALENGVAMIYEGSKAHIFKEHNHCKAYVLTHVDGTIQKHEIHEDDVLEIELNL; translated from the coding sequence ATGGGAACAATCGTAACAATTGGTGGGGGCACCGATGTATTTGGAAGTGCACCCGCGATCGAAAAGGAATTAATCGCAATGACCGGAAAGAAGGAGCCACGCGTGCTTGTGTTACCGACTGCGAGCTCAGATCGTGTTGAATATATCGAGGCGCTCACGCAACGATTTGAAGCGCTTGGGTGTGTTGTAGACGTTTTAAAACTTGTGTCGGAGTCTCCATCTCAAGCTGTCATTCAGTATAAATTATTAAATACCGATTTAATTTATGTTGGTGGTGGGGATACTCGTATGATGATTAAAGTATGGCGTCAACGGGGTGTTGATCATGTGTTAAAAGATGCGTATCACCGTGGAATTATCCTCGCAGGTCTTAGTGCAGGGTCCAATTGCTGGTACCAATACAGTCATAGTGATTCAGAGTCCTTTGATAATAAGGAAGATTGGAAGTTCATCATGACATCAGGTCTTGGTTTTATTCAAGCAGTTCATGTACCAAACTATAATGAGCCAGGTCGTGAGACATTTGATGCATTTTATAAAGCGTATCCATCTGTACCAGGGATTGCGTTGGAGAATGGGGTTGCGATGATTTACGAAGGATCGAAAGCACATATTTTTAAAGAACATAATCACTGTAAAGCGTATGTTTTGACGCATGTTGATGGTACGATTCAAAAGCATGAAATTCATGAAGATGACGTCTTGGAAATTGAATTGAATCTTTAA
- a CDS encoding HAD-IIB family hydrolase, producing MIQIFASDYDGTLFRNSTVSHDDLEAIRTFRALGNKFGIVTGRTIHSIQTEIEAYNIPVDFIVGINGGVVLTHDHQEIFISDLDQSVVDAMIDDFKAFEVSFYGVNDGYRLSRVVLDASAHSMVPNIPLTDLDVLKQERGVQALYVVTSSPRQALALTNHINQHYGALHVEASQNVCAVDIGAHGISKATGLQKIIDYYDYKGPIYTMGDSYNDVPMLKAFQGFVISTGEALVKEMGVAHYSSVGDALSTLFNKK from the coding sequence GTGATTCAGATTTTCGCATCGGATTATGACGGCACGCTCTTTCGAAATTCAACGGTAAGTCACGACGATCTTGAGGCCATTAGGACATTTCGAGCATTGGGAAATAAGTTTGGAATTGTCACAGGCCGTACGATTCATTCCATTCAGACTGAGATTGAAGCCTACAATATTCCGGTTGATTTTATTGTCGGGATTAATGGGGGTGTCGTGTTAACCCATGATCACCAAGAAATTTTTATCAGTGATTTAGATCAATCTGTGGTGGATGCCATGATTGATGATTTTAAAGCCTTTGAGGTTTCTTTCTATGGGGTCAATGATGGGTACCGGTTAAGTCGCGTTGTGTTGGATGCATCCGCCCATTCTATGGTCCCCAATATCCCGCTTACCGATTTAGATGTTTTAAAACAAGAACGTGGTGTTCAGGCATTGTATGTTGTGACATCATCACCAAGGCAAGCCTTAGCACTTACCAATCATATTAATCAACATTATGGTGCGTTGCATGTTGAGGCGAGTCAGAATGTTTGTGCTGTGGATATTGGAGCTCACGGGATTTCAAAAGCAACCGGACTTCAAAAGATAATCGATTACTATGACTACAAAGGGCCCATCTACACGATGGGGGATAGTTATAATGATGTTCCAATGCTTAAAGCATTTCAGGGGTTTGTAATTTCTACGGGAGAAGCCTTGGTAAAAGAAATGGGTGTAGCACATTATTCTAGCGTTGGTGACGCACTCTCCACACTTTTTAATAAAAAATAG
- a CDS encoding ornithine cyclodeaminase family protein, translated as MLVISKSDIENVFSMKEAIEADKEALRMYTEGGTTVPLRTNIDAKNGQNLFMPAYVSELNTTGIKIVSVFPNNPSLGKPAVPAQMVLLDGKTGEVCAMLDGTYLTQLRTGAVQGAATDYLACADAKEAVLIGAGGQAESQLEAMLVVRDLDRVGVVDLNREFAEKFVARMNEKFASYNTEIYLVEDVDTAISNADIITAVTTSKRPVFDGSLVKPGAHVNGVGAYTSEMKEVPVEAIAKADVVVVDTFDGVFAEAGDVLSALEQNLKTKEDFVEMGTLALDGSKGRQRDDQITFFKSVGTAVLDVVVAHKIYEKARELGIGTEI; from the coding sequence ATGTTAGTTATTAGTAAGAGTGATATCGAAAATGTATTTTCAATGAAAGAAGCCATTGAAGCGGATAAAGAAGCGTTACGCATGTATACAGAAGGTGGTACCACAGTACCCCTTCGTACAAATATTGATGCGAAAAATGGGCAAAACTTATTTATGCCTGCTTATGTTTCAGAGTTGAATACTACAGGAATTAAAATTGTTTCTGTATTCCCAAATAATCCAAGTCTTGGAAAACCAGCAGTACCTGCACAAATGGTGCTACTTGATGGGAAAACGGGAGAAGTTTGTGCCATGTTGGATGGTACTTATTTAACACAATTAAGAACGGGTGCTGTTCAAGGTGCTGCAACGGATTACCTTGCATGTGCTGATGCGAAAGAAGCGGTTTTAATTGGAGCAGGTGGACAAGCGGAATCTCAACTTGAAGCAATGCTTGTTGTTCGTGATTTAGACCGTGTGGGTGTTGTGGATCTTAACCGTGAATTTGCGGAAAAATTTGTAGCACGCATGAATGAAAAATTTGCGTCATACAATACTGAAATTTATTTAGTTGAAGATGTTGATACAGCCATTTCAAATGCGGATATTATTACTGCAGTTACAACATCAAAACGTCCTGTATTTGATGGTTCCCTTGTGAAACCAGGCGCTCACGTTAATGGTGTGGGTGCGTATACTTCAGAAATGAAAGAAGTTCCTGTTGAAGCGATTGCGAAAGCAGATGTTGTTGTGGTTGATACCTTTGATGGTGTCTTTGCAGAAGCTGGGGATGTCTTGAGTGCCTTGGAACAAAATCTTAAAACAAAAGAAGATTTTGTGGAGATGGGTACTTTAGCACTTGACGGTTCAAAAGGACGTCAACGTGATGATCAAATTACATTCTTTAAATCTGTAGGGACTGCAGTTCTTGATGTTGTTGTGGCACATAAGATTTATGAAAAAGCACGCGAACTAGGAATTGGTACTGAAATTTAA
- a CDS encoding TrmB family transcriptional regulator, which yields MEKAVSLLKSLNFSKSESKVYLTLLQNNPMTGYEASKLSGVARSKVYNILESLRDKGAVLVSKQTDPVHYSAVDIQGVIDNFKYQMNDRLGDVSDELQRFSHKIESTELWSLKGYENVFNRCRRLIHEAKSTVLLQVWKEDLPLIYDELKQFEARSGNLVVILYSKDKNYEVDLKHVYAHGFEEAMLAENRGCRWINLVVDDEALIFGHIEPQNVEVLWTKAPSMVFLAKENVRHDAYCLRLIDALDEEAKKEFGPDLLKIKTLF from the coding sequence ATGGAAAAAGCTGTTTCATTGTTAAAGAGTTTAAACTTTTCAAAATCAGAGTCAAAAGTCTATTTGACGCTTTTACAAAACAATCCAATGACAGGATATGAAGCCAGTAAATTATCAGGGGTAGCCCGTTCTAAGGTGTATAACATACTCGAGAGCCTTAGAGATAAGGGTGCTGTATTGGTTTCTAAACAAACAGATCCGGTGCATTACAGTGCTGTGGATATTCAAGGGGTCATTGATAATTTTAAATATCAAATGAATGATCGTCTTGGTGATGTTTCGGATGAATTACAACGTTTTAGTCATAAAATTGAATCAACGGAGTTATGGAGTTTAAAAGGTTATGAAAATGTCTTTAATCGCTGTCGTCGTTTGATTCATGAAGCAAAATCAACCGTTTTGTTACAAGTTTGGAAAGAGGATTTACCGCTAATCTATGATGAACTTAAACAATTCGAGGCACGATCTGGAAATCTTGTTGTGATTCTTTACAGCAAGGATAAGAACTATGAGGTCGATTTAAAACACGTTTACGCTCATGGTTTTGAGGAAGCGATGTTAGCGGAAAACCGTGGTTGTCGATGGATTAATCTTGTTGTGGATGATGAAGCACTCATCTTTGGTCATATAGAGCCACAAAATGTAGAGGTCTTGTGGACAAAAGCACCCAGCATGGTGTTTTTAGCCAAAGAGAATGTACGTCATGATGCGTATTGCTTAAGATTGATTGATGCGTTAGATGAAGAAGCGAAGAAAGAATTTGGACCCGACTTACTCAAAATAAAAACACTATTCTAA
- a CDS encoding response regulator produces the protein MYTITIISHHDIPNLLDCFDPTWCVKTIHTFPLQSEDTDCFLVDIDYCDHDGAALIPWLKENYHKPIVSVTTRYRPKRTLELLVQGAQDYIVEPYNCEVILERITTLINEYKKRKHI, from the coding sequence ATGTATACAATCACAATCATAAGTCATCATGATATTCCCAACCTACTCGATTGTTTTGATCCGACATGGTGTGTGAAGACTATCCATACGTTTCCACTTCAATCAGAGGATACGGATTGCTTCCTCGTGGATATAGATTATTGTGATCACGATGGTGCAGCCCTCATCCCATGGCTTAAGGAAAATTATCACAAACCTATTGTCAGCGTAACAACACGGTACCGTCCGAAGCGAACGCTCGAACTTTTAGTCCAAGGGGCGCAAGACTATATTGTTGAGCCGTACAATTGTGAGGTGATCCTTGAGCGTATCACCACGTTAATTAATGAGTATAAAAAAAGAAAACACATCTAA
- a CDS encoding NAD(P)/FAD-dependent oxidoreductase: protein MKETDALIIGKGPAGIQAAVYLKRGNVNTTVIGKDLGASETARDVDNFYGFTSIGGVELVQRGIDQAIELGIEVVTDEVLSIGFDGATYVVETIHETYKAISVLLATGSHRNIPRIRKIRNYNGRGVSYCAVCDAFFYRGKTVAVVGSAEYAAHEAAELVEVASKVYVLTNGEPITGTFDDRCIILEEKVKTVVGEEKVSGVEMESGILELDGIFVAIGSATSTDLANKLGLGVENGRILVNENMETNMPGLYAAGDCTFGVQQIAKAVGDGCIAGMNMISYIRRIKRGLTT from the coding sequence ATGAAAGAAACGGATGCATTAATAATTGGCAAGGGACCTGCGGGGATTCAAGCTGCCGTATATCTTAAACGTGGGAATGTAAACACAACGGTTATTGGTAAAGATTTAGGCGCAAGTGAAACGGCACGGGATGTGGATAATTTCTACGGATTCACCTCAATTGGTGGTGTTGAATTGGTTCAACGTGGGATTGATCAAGCCATTGAGTTGGGCATTGAAGTTGTGACGGATGAAGTGTTGTCCATTGGTTTTGATGGAGCAACTTATGTTGTTGAAACGATTCATGAAACGTATAAAGCCATCAGTGTGTTGTTAGCGACGGGGTCTCATCGAAACATTCCAAGAATTCGAAAAATCCGTAATTATAATGGACGTGGTGTTTCATATTGTGCAGTATGCGATGCATTTTTCTATCGCGGTAAAACGGTTGCCGTGGTTGGAAGTGCTGAGTATGCAGCTCATGAAGCAGCGGAACTTGTAGAGGTAGCATCGAAAGTCTATGTATTGACCAATGGTGAGCCAATCACAGGAACTTTTGATGACCGTTGTATTATTCTCGAAGAAAAAGTAAAGACCGTGGTTGGTGAGGAAAAGGTTTCGGGCGTGGAAATGGAATCAGGTATCTTAGAATTGGATGGTATCTTTGTTGCCATTGGTTCTGCTACCAGCACCGATCTCGCAAATAAATTAGGTCTAGGTGTTGAAAATGGTCGGATTCTTGTTAATGAGAATATGGAAACGAATATGCCAGGGTTGTATGCCGCAGGAGATTGTACGTTTGGGGTCCAACAAATTGCGAAAGCTGTAGGGGATGGTTGTATTGCCGGGATGAACATGATCAGTTATATCCGTCGGATTAAACGGGGTTTGACGACGTGA
- a CDS encoding M42 family metallopeptidase produces MKHLIHDLEILLNIKSPTGNTEEAVLFCEKRFQSLGLKTYRTVKCALIATLEGDCTDKEVTLSAHVDTLGCLVKEITSDGKLRLPQLGGYAWATIEGEHVAIETLSGRFYSGTILTNVASSHVHGSLTSTTERTQKNLEVRIDEKVKTYDDVIALGINVGDYVHLDPRCQVTESGFIKSRHLDDKACVIALFGMAEHFVSTKTKPTYTTNFFISTFEEVGHGSSAAIPEKTFEFIAVDMAAPGQGQTSDEFSVTICAKDSSGPYDYDLRKRLVALASQNKIPYKIDIYPYYGSDASAALRTGYDFKAGLIGPGVDASHSFERTHEEAIQATIDLGIAYLTSTF; encoded by the coding sequence ATGAAACATCTAATCCATGATTTAGAAATACTTTTAAACATTAAAAGTCCTACTGGAAATACTGAAGAAGCTGTATTATTCTGTGAGAAACGCTTCCAATCATTAGGCCTTAAAACTTATCGAACCGTTAAATGTGCACTGATTGCCACATTAGAGGGTGACTGTACCGATAAAGAAGTTACGTTATCCGCACATGTAGATACCTTGGGATGTCTTGTTAAAGAGATTACATCCGATGGTAAACTTCGTCTTCCCCAATTAGGTGGTTATGCATGGGCAACGATTGAAGGCGAACATGTCGCAATTGAAACGCTGTCGGGCCGTTTTTATTCTGGAACAATTCTTACAAATGTCGCATCCTCTCATGTACACGGATCACTGACATCCACAACAGAGCGGACTCAAAAGAACTTAGAAGTTCGTATCGATGAAAAAGTTAAAACATATGATGATGTTATTGCTTTAGGCATTAATGTTGGAGACTATGTTCATTTAGATCCACGTTGTCAAGTAACTGAGAGCGGCTTTATCAAATCCCGTCACCTGGATGATAAGGCGTGTGTCATTGCTTTATTTGGTATGGCTGAACATTTTGTATCCACAAAAACAAAACCAACCTACACAACCAATTTCTTTATCTCTACATTTGAAGAGGTTGGACATGGATCAAGTGCCGCAATTCCCGAAAAAACATTTGAATTCATCGCAGTCGATATGGCTGCACCTGGACAAGGTCAAACATCAGACGAATTTTCAGTGACAATCTGTGCGAAAGATAGTAGTGGTCCTTATGATTATGACCTTCGCAAACGTCTTGTTGCCCTTGCTTCACAAAACAAAATTCCTTATAAGATTGATATCTATCCTTACTATGGCTCCGATGCTTCGGCTGCATTACGTACAGGATATGATTTTAAAGCAGGACTGATTGGTCCCGGCGTTGATGCATCACACAGCTTTGAACGGACACATGAAGAAGCCATTCAAGCGACCATCGACCTTGGAATTGCCTACCTCACCTCAACATTTTAA
- a CDS encoding AraC family transcriptional regulator yields the protein MNNLYFEHYSFSRADSPLIVEHCEFDLSTATNAFYWHNDFEIILVKTGLCEIDIEDEVFTAMKDTVVFINPGQTRRIVPKTEGITLDRYIIDHRYPENFNLDLEHKQFETLSLRQELVAILHVISLEYDASLSDETSSLNPLTYSLFDMLVKYQPRVPVHTDRKHSKIDIVKQGIQYMHKNYKEELTLDQICRDIGISKFYYCRLFKEETDTTINSYLNEVRCHYAYELLSESNLRVGEVAKACGYNSTSYFTKIFKHLFGYPPSHVEKTVV from the coding sequence ATGAATAATCTATATTTCGAACATTATAGTTTTAGTCGTGCAGATTCGCCATTAATTGTGGAACATTGCGAATTTGATCTTTCAACTGCAACCAATGCCTTTTATTGGCATAATGACTTTGAAATTATTTTAGTCAAAACCGGTCTGTGTGAGATTGATATTGAAGATGAGGTCTTTACCGCAATGAAAGACACGGTCGTCTTTATAAATCCTGGGCAAACACGACGAATTGTACCAAAAACAGAAGGCATAACACTTGATCGTTATATCATTGATCATCGTTATCCGGAAAATTTTAATCTGGATTTGGAACATAAACAGTTTGAAACACTCTCACTTAGGCAAGAACTTGTAGCCATTTTACATGTAATTTCGCTTGAGTACGATGCGAGTCTTAGTGATGAAACATCATCTCTAAATCCTTTAACCTATTCCCTCTTTGACATGCTGGTTAAATATCAACCACGCGTTCCCGTTCATACTGATCGCAAACATTCAAAAATTGATATCGTAAAACAAGGCATTCAGTATATGCATAAAAATTATAAAGAGGAACTTACACTTGATCAAATTTGTCGTGATATTGGAATCAGTAAGTTTTATTACTGTCGTCTTTTTAAAGAAGAGACCGATACGACAATCAACAGCTACCTCAATGAGGTACGGTGTCATTATGCTTATGAACTCTTAAGCGAGTCAAACCTACGTGTGGGCGAGGTTGCTAAAGCCTGTGGCTATAATTCAACTTCTTATTTTACCAAAATATTTAAGCATTTATTTGGCTATCCTCCTTCACATGTGGAGAAAACTGTCGTCTAG